A stretch of the Chitinophagales bacterium genome encodes the following:
- a CDS encoding choice-of-anchor B family protein, protein MSKNLLFFLLLITGFLPANTRAQLNVQQLGHLTYSENLAALWGYTDATGHEYALVGSYSGLSIVDLGDPAHPKQVQLVSTQKSEWHEVKVYSHYAYCVNESGGGLLIVDLANLPNTVTSVKYTGGTLGLSTGHSIWIDEKGFAYINGSNVGSGGVVFLDLKTDPMNPTYAGQYNQGYVHDCYAKNDTMWAAQIYNGYFRVVNVASKTNPQVLAQQTTPGAFTHNCWPTDNSRYVFTTDEVSNSSVTSYDESDLSNISEPLDQFQANPGTSSIAHNVRVKGKYLVIAYYRDGVILADATQPDNIIKVGNYDTSPYSGNGYNGCWDAYPFFASGNIIASDIEQGLFVLKPTYVPACYLRGIVTDYATGSPLNGVTVQITGADNTDNTDLSGNYATGYSVAGKYTVTFTKSGYYTKTFKKVNLSNGVTTILNLTMKSTSLPLCTTPVNLNATVLNPGSIDLSWSDESATKYTVKVKDIGTNITQTYTATTNSINVSLSACSVYEFKVRSKCPDGTTSSYSGWYSFSGGGNNCRTYEDLNEANPEEGTIYPNPFSNDFTINFSLQKKDHIIISLWDVSGKKLQTIVNEVADEGVHSVQVNNNSLSSGIYFCTIQSSTSIITKKIFKN, encoded by the coding sequence TGAGTATGCTCTCGTTGGATCTTACTCCGGGCTTTCCATCGTGGATTTGGGTGATCCTGCACATCCTAAACAGGTTCAGCTTGTTTCCACCCAAAAATCAGAATGGCATGAAGTAAAAGTTTATAGTCATTACGCCTATTGCGTAAATGAATCAGGCGGAGGCTTATTGATTGTTGACCTCGCTAATCTTCCCAACACAGTTACTTCAGTAAAATATACCGGTGGAACGCTGGGCTTGAGCACCGGTCATAGTATCTGGATTGATGAAAAAGGCTTTGCATACATTAATGGTTCAAACGTGGGTTCAGGCGGCGTAGTTTTCCTGGATCTAAAGACAGATCCTATGAACCCAACATATGCAGGGCAGTATAATCAGGGATATGTTCACGACTGCTATGCAAAGAACGATACCATGTGGGCAGCTCAGATTTATAATGGATATTTCAGAGTAGTAAATGTTGCAAGTAAAACAAATCCTCAAGTATTGGCTCAACAAACTACGCCGGGAGCATTTACCCATAATTGCTGGCCAACAGATAACAGCCGTTATGTATTTACCACTGATGAAGTTAGCAATTCGAGTGTAACTTCTTATGATGAAAGTGACCTATCTAACATTTCTGAGCCACTTGACCAGTTTCAGGCAAATCCAGGTACAAGCAGCATTGCACATAATGTGCGTGTTAAAGGCAAATACCTGGTAATTGCGTATTACCGCGATGGGGTAATTCTCGCAGATGCAACACAACCGGATAACATAATTAAAGTCGGGAATTATGATACCAGCCCTTATTCAGGCAATGGCTATAATGGTTGCTGGGATGCCTATCCGTTTTTTGCTTCTGGAAATATAATTGCCTCGGATATTGAACAGGGTCTGTTTGTATTGAAACCTACTTATGTACCGGCATGCTATCTGCGGGGCATCGTTACAGACTATGCCACTGGTTCACCCTTAAACGGCGTAACGGTACAAATTACAGGAGCAGATAATACTGATAATACAGACCTTTCGGGAAATTATGCAACCGGTTACTCAGTCGCCGGAAAATATACCGTAACCTTTACTAAAAGTGGCTATTACACTAAGACCTTTAAGAAGGTGAATTTATCCAATGGCGTTACCACTATTTTAAATTTAACAATGAAAAGCACCTCGCTGCCGCTATGCACAACACCAGTTAATCTTAATGCTACGGTCTTAAATCCGGGAAGCATAGACCTTTCATGGAGTGATGAGTCGGCAACCAAATACACTGTTAAAGTGAAGGACATTGGAACCAACATCACTCAAACATATACCGCTACTACTAATTCAATAAATGTATCTCTAAGTGCATGCAGCGTCTATGAGTTTAAAGTAAGATCAAAGTGCCCTGATGGAACTACTTCTTCTTATTCCGGCTGGTACAGTTTTTCTGGAGGCGGAAACAACTGCAGAACTTATGAGGATTTAAATGAAGCGAATCCGGAAGAGGGAACAATATATCCAAACCCATTCTCAAATGATTTTACAATTAATTTTTCATTGCAAAAAAAGGATCATATTATTATTTCTCTCTGGGATGTCTCAGGTAAGAAACTGCAAACTATTGTGAACGAAGTTGCTGATGAAGGGGTGCATTCTGTGCAGGTCAATAACAATTCGTTAAGTAGTGGTATTTATTTCTGCACCATACAAAGCAGTACCTCAATAATTACAAAAAAGATATTCAAAAATTAA